In Flavobacterium sp. 83, the genomic window ATGTTTTCTTTATATTGTAAAGTGTTTGACAATCTCGGAATTGTTGCGCCCTGGTCATCAAGAACGTAATATTTATTATTTAAATCCCCAAAACTTCCTTTGTAACCCGCTTCAAACTGGCTGCCTTCACCTATTGGAAGAACGTAGTCAGCTTGCAATTGAACTTGTTTTTGAACTTGGTTATTTAAGGTGTTATTAAAATCATTTGTAGCGGTTATTAGAGTATTGCTATCATCGGTGTTTCGAGAAATCGATCCATCAACGGTAAGTTTGTGCCCTTTATCGTTAAAGTTTTTTATTAAATTTGAACTATATTCAACGTTTTGACTGCCCGTATTTCCATTATTCAATCGAAATGATGTGTTTGTAAAAGCATGAGCTGCATCAAAACTATTATAATTGATTAAGTCTCTAGTATCACCTGAATTCTTCTGGTAGTTAATGGAATTTGTCCAAAAAGTCGTTGGGGATATCACCCATTCGATACCAGCTCTTCCATTAAATCCATCTGAGGTTCTTTTAGTATCACGGTTTTCTTCTAAAAAATTTTTTGGTGTGCCGTCAGTATTAAAGTACTCAGAATTAGTCAAACCGCCGCCTTCATTTGTTCTGTGGTTGTATCCTGCAGTGGTAAAATAGTTTAATTTTTCGGTTTTATAATTCAAATTTGCACTTAATCCGTACGTTTCTGGAAGACCAGTTGAAGCGATAAAAGTTCCGTTTATACCTTGATTTTTTCCTTTTTTAAGGATAATATTTATTAATCCTGAACCTCCTTCGGCATCATAACGTGCAGATGGGTTTGTAATTACTTCCACTTTATCAATTGCATCAGCAGGGATTTGACGTAATGCTTCGGCAATGTTTATAGCATTTGAGGGTCTTCCGTCAATTAAAATTCTAATGTTATCGCTTCCTCTTAAGCTTACATTCCCTTCGGTATCAACTGAAACCGATGGAACGTTGTCAAGAACATCACTAACAGTTCCGCCTTTGACCATCATATCTTGGCCAACATTATAGACTTTTTTGTCCAATTTGATTTCGACTGTAGATTTTTCAGCACGAACTACAACTTCATTCAGTTGGTTAGCATCTTCAACTAAAGCAGTTATGCCTAAATCAATATTTCCTTGAATACTTTTTTGTTTGATTTCCGTTGGTTTGAAAGAAATGAATTCAATTTTTACATCATAAATGCCTGGTGTTACATCAATACTATATTCCCCTTTTGCATTTGTAATTCCGCCGGCAAGCGCTTTTGGATTTTTGGTGTTTATAAACGTAATTGTAGCATACTCTAATGGTTGTTTACTTACTTTTTCAATAACTTTTCCATTAATTTTTACTTTTTGGGAAGGAACGGGTTGCTGTGCAAAATTTATCAAGCTTGTAAATATAAATGCAAGAACAAGTAGATTTTTTAATTTTTTCGGCATTTTTATAGTTTTAGTTTCTTTTTTAGATTGCAAAAAAGAACTTAGGTTTAATGCATTAATCATAAAAAAGTGTTAATTTAATTATATGAAATTAGTTACATTATCTAAGTCTCTTCCTAAGATTGCTTTATCTCCTATGATAACAATAGGTCTTTCAATTAAAATAGGATGGGTGACCATTGCTTGAATGATTTCGTCATTGGTCATCTTTTTATTTTTGAAATTTTCTATCCAAATTTTTTCTTTTTGGCGGACTAATGCAATCGGTTCAAAATTTAGTTTTTGAATAAGCGCTTTTAATTCTTCAAATGTGGGAACATTTTCAAGATAATTAATGACTTCAAATTCTTTTTCAGATTCTTTTATAAAAGCCAGGCAGTTTCTTGATTTTCCGCAACGCGGATTGTGGTATATTTGTATCATAAGTAATTTTTTGATAAAGAAAATGGTGTATTAATCTCGTTCCATAAGTGTAACAAAAGTAAAATTTGTTACTCTAATTTTAATAATATAAAAAACAAAAATCTATGTTTATAGAACAAGGAGTGAAATCTGAGAATAAGTTTTGGAAGTATATTGTCGGTTCTTTAGTTATTATTTTTGCTTCTTTTTTAGGTCAGATACCATTATTATTAGCATTGCTTTATGAAACATTTGTAAATGGAAAAAAATACCCATCTTCTAATGAAGATATTATGGCCTTTTTTGAGCCCAATATGACTTTGTTTTTGATTCTTGTTTCATTTGTTTTTGCGATGTTAGGTATTTATTTTGTTATTAAATATGTTCACAATCAAACGATGCTTTCCATAACGACATCCAGATTAAAAATGGATTGGAAAAGAGTATTATTTTCGTTTTCTATTTGGTCAATTTTTACAATTGTATCAACATTATTGTTTTATTTTTCAAATCCAAGTGACTTTGTAATCAATTTTAAACCTATTCCATTTGTTATTTTAGTTGTTATTGGGACATTATTAATTCCCATTCAAACCAGTACCGAAGAATATATTTTTAGAGGTTATTTGATGCAGGGTTTTGCCAATCTCGCTAAAAATAAATGGTTTCCTTTAATTATGACTTCTGTTATTTTTGGAGCCATGCATATTTCAAATCCCGAAGTTTCTAAAATAGGGAACATTGTTTTAGTGTATTACATCGGAACAGGATTGTTATTAGGAGTCATTACCTTAATGGATGAAGGAATGGAGCTGGCTTTAGGTTTTCATGCTGCCAATAATTTAGTCAGTGCTTTATTAGTTACTTCTGATTGGTCAGCGTTTCAAACCCATTCTATTTTTAAAGATATTTCGGAGCCATCGGCTGGAGTAGATGTTATATTGCCTGTTGTAATCATTTACCCGATACTTTTATTTATCTTTAGTAAAAAATACAATTGGACAAATTGGAAAGAAAAATTAACAGGAAAAATGGAAGAACCAACACCTTATAATCATTTAAAATCAATATAATTACCATGGATAAAATCACTTACAAAAACGTGAATAATCATTTTAAGCTAAATGGGTTTCATCTGAATCGAAAAGATTTATGTAGAGTAGCGTACAGTTTTATTAAAGAAGGTGAGGAGCACGAAAAATCTGTTGGGGATTTTATACTCGATTGGTTTGATAAAAAAAGCTACATCGAATTAAACACATCAGGAACGACAGGAAGCCCAAAAATTATTCAAATGGATAAACAGGCCATGGTTAATTCGGCTTTGGCGACTGGCGATTTTTTTGATTTACGTCCAGGAGATAAAGCCTTACATTGTTTGCCAACGAAATATATAGCTGGAAAAATGATGTTTGTCAGAGGTTTTATTTTGGGGCTTGACATGGATTTTGTAGCCCCAAGCTCGCATCCGCTGTTGCATAATGAAACTAAATATGACTTTGTTTCGATGGTACCTTTGCAGGCTGAAAATTCATTAACGGAATTAAAAAACGTAAAGAAAATGATTGTTGGCGGTGCTAGAATGAGTAAACCGCTAGAAAAAAGCCTATCTAAATTGAGTACTAAAGGGTATGAAACGTATGGTATGACAGAAACAATTACGCATATCGCTGCCAAGAAAATAGGAGAGAAGGCATTCGTTGTTTTGCCTAACATAAAAATTTCTCAAGATGATAGAAATTGTCTGGTTATCAATGCGCCAAAAATTTCAGAAGAAACAATTGTAACGAATGATTTGGTCGAATTGATAAATGAAAATGAATTTGTCTTTTTAGGCCGAATTGATAATGTTATAAATAGCGGTGGAATTAAACTGATTCCCGAGCAAATTGAAGAGAAATTATCGCATAAAATTCATTCAAGATTTTTTGTTACAGGAGTTCAGGATGCTACTTTAGGAGAAAAATTAGTATTGATTATTGAAGGAGAAAAACTTCCTTTAGATGAAACTATTTTTGAAGGTTTAGATAAATATGAAAAGCCTAAAGAGGTTTTTTATGTTTCTAAATTTATTGAAACACAAAATGGAAAAATAAAGAGGAAAGAAATTCTGGAGCATATTTAGTATTCTCTATTTTTCATAATATGTAAAAGCATCCCGTTAAAAAAACAGGATGCTTTTATAGTTTAATTATTTTTGCATTTTGAAATAGTAATCTGCAGAATGTTTTCCGCTTCCATAAAATAAAAAAAAGACACATATCGCAAGTATAACAAACGCTAACAGTAAGTTTTGCGAATGCATTTCTCCCATGAAATTCACAATAATTGCGCCAATCAGTATAGGCAATTGTGCTATTATTGCCCATCTGGTGAGCAAACCAAAAATAATCATTATTCCACCAACCATATGTGCCGGAGCGATATAATGAATCAGAAACATACCACCGCCAATTTTATCAATTGGGGATATTAAGTCTTGTAAATATTGGATGTTTGTTATAAAAGATATTCCTTTCATAAACAAAAAAACACCAAGTGCTATTCGTACCAAATCTAATGGTAAATAAGTGTGTGTATTTGCCCACTTATTCAAACTTTTTACGTTGCTCATAATGTGTAGTTTAAAATATTTAATTCTAAATTGCTAATTTTTAAATATATAAGTTGTTTTTAGTTTGTAAAAATTCAGTAATTTGTTCGTAACAAAACTTTTTTAAAATAGCAGCTGAACACTTTTTTTATGTGAAGAATTAATGAATTTATTTAATGTGTAAATCGGTATTTTAGCTTTAAACCAAGACTATTTTCAGCGTGACCATGAGCTAAAAATTGAGTAAAATCCAATGACAAACCAAGTTTATTTCTTTCATTGCCAATAATAAAATGCCTTCCTAAGTAGAAAGCTGAAGAAAGGCCAAATTGTTGCGGTCCTCCTCCATATTCAGATACAAAACCAAGCCCAAATTTTTTATCAG contains:
- a CDS encoding outer membrane beta-barrel family protein, coding for MPKKLKNLLVLAFIFTSLINFAQQPVPSQKVKINGKVIEKVSKQPLEYATITFINTKNPKALAGGITNAKGEYSIDVTPGIYDVKIEFISFKPTEIKQKSIQGNIDLGITALVEDANQLNEVVVRAEKSTVEIKLDKKVYNVGQDMMVKGGTVSDVLDNVPSVSVDTEGNVSLRGSDNIRILIDGRPSNAINIAEALRQIPADAIDKVEVITNPSARYDAEGGSGLINIILKKGKNQGINGTFIASTGLPETYGLSANLNYKTEKLNYFTTAGYNHRTNEGGGLTNSEYFNTDGTPKNFLEENRDTKRTSDGFNGRAGIEWVISPTTFWTNSINYQKNSGDTRDLINYNSFDAAHAFTNTSFRLNNGNTGSQNVEYSSNLIKNFNDKGHKLTVDGSISRNTDDSNTLITATNDFNNTLNNQVQKQVQLQADYVLPIGEGSQFEAGYKGSFGDLNNKYYVLDDQGATIPRLSNTLQYKENINAIYTQYGFKVNKFSSLFGLRWEDTNIQVNLLDTNVFNTKKYNNLFPSAFISYEISKQSNFTASYSKRLSRPRGRFMNPATNYSSNINIFQGNPDLDPSLTDKYDIGYIKRWNKVTFNTSAYFEDTKDVFSFVRSPTGEDVNGVPVILSRPINLGKEQKFGFEFTINYTPFKWWKLNSNFNLYNVKTTGENSYTDTNGVVVTQNLDNQANSWFARINSKLTLPHKIDWQLTGTYNGPQNTAQGKNLGQFGMNTAFSKDILKDKATVAFNISDIFNSRIMKSYTHLEGQTSYSEMQFRKRQFNLSFTYRFNKTKNEREKQAPKNENNDNGGEFPG
- the arsC gene encoding arsenate reductase (glutaredoxin) (This arsenate reductase requires both glutathione and glutaredoxin to convert arsenate to arsenite, after which the efflux transporter formed by ArsA and ArsB can extrude the arsenite from the cell, providing resistance.), whose translation is MIQIYHNPRCGKSRNCLAFIKESEKEFEVINYLENVPTFEELKALIQKLNFEPIALVRQKEKIWIENFKNKKMTNDEIIQAMVTHPILIERPIVIIGDKAILGRDLDNVTNFI
- a CDS encoding CPBP family intramembrane glutamic endopeptidase encodes the protein MFIEQGVKSENKFWKYIVGSLVIIFASFLGQIPLLLALLYETFVNGKKYPSSNEDIMAFFEPNMTLFLILVSFVFAMLGIYFVIKYVHNQTMLSITTSRLKMDWKRVLFSFSIWSIFTIVSTLLFYFSNPSDFVINFKPIPFVILVVIGTLLIPIQTSTEEYIFRGYLMQGFANLAKNKWFPLIMTSVIFGAMHISNPEVSKIGNIVLVYYIGTGLLLGVITLMDEGMELALGFHAANNLVSALLVTSDWSAFQTHSIFKDISEPSAGVDVILPVVIIYPILLFIFSKKYNWTNWKEKLTGKMEEPTPYNHLKSI
- a CDS encoding AMP-binding protein; this encodes MDKITYKNVNNHFKLNGFHLNRKDLCRVAYSFIKEGEEHEKSVGDFILDWFDKKSYIELNTSGTTGSPKIIQMDKQAMVNSALATGDFFDLRPGDKALHCLPTKYIAGKMMFVRGFILGLDMDFVAPSSHPLLHNETKYDFVSMVPLQAENSLTELKNVKKMIVGGARMSKPLEKSLSKLSTKGYETYGMTETITHIAAKKIGEKAFVVLPNIKISQDDRNCLVINAPKISEETIVTNDLVELINENEFVFLGRIDNVINSGGIKLIPEQIEEKLSHKIHSRFFVTGVQDATLGEKLVLIIEGEKLPLDETIFEGLDKYEKPKEVFYVSKFIETQNGKIKRKEILEHI
- a CDS encoding DoxX family protein, translated to MSNVKSLNKWANTHTYLPLDLVRIALGVFLFMKGISFITNIQYLQDLISPIDKIGGGMFLIHYIAPAHMVGGIMIIFGLLTRWAIIAQLPILIGAIIVNFMGEMHSQNLLLAFVILAICVFFLFYGSGKHSADYYFKMQK